The Cryptococcus neoformans var. neoformans B-3501A chromosome 4, whole genome shotgun sequence genome has a window encoding:
- a CDS encoding hypothetical protein (Match to EST gb|CF187931.1|CF187931) — protein sequence MHAFYHLHLTVILQKPAENQSTCAPLTVHAPARTTDESPARPRPSDLTRQRIIEYASRIHAQHRRLAIVHSPAIRRCSNKNTQLPILPLLCYTPRAIHLFLPPSYVLRHPTATHLSIHIHSPALHHVFSLAFPSFIPFVLFASQPASYILTHSTFFSACSLVSQCFVFIAIQSRLSVILSSIHSSLFTRRIAFRSHCLSIPASPSVRSPKTSQKVLINQWQTS from the exons atgcatgcattTTATCATTTACATCTTACCGTGATCCTTCAAAAACCTGCTGAAAATCAGAGCACCTGCGCCCCACTTACTGTCCACGCTCCCGCACGAACCACCGACGAGTCGCCAGCACGCCCGCGCCCAAGTGACTTGACTCGCCAACGAATCATCGAGTACGCATCTCGCATCCACGCTCAACACCGACGACTTGCCATAGTTCATAGCCCAGCCATCAGACGTTGCTCCAACAAGAACACCCAGCTT CCCATTTTACCTCTGCTCTGCTATACCCCTCGCGCAATACACCTTTTTCTCCCACCCAGCTATGTTCTGCGACACCCAACAGCCACACACCTCTCCATCCACATACATTCACCAGCACTCCACCATGTCTTCTCACTCGCATTCCCAAGTTTCATTCCCTTCGTCCTATTTGCATCACAGCCAGCCTCATATATCCTCACTCACTCGACCTTCTTTTCCGCCTGCTCACTCGTCTCCCAATGTTTTGTATTCATCGCAATCCAATCACGCCTCTCCGTCATCTTATCAAGCATACACAgctccctcttcaccagGAGGATCGCCTTCCGGAGCCACTGTCTCTCAATCCCAGCAAGCCCGTCGGTTCGCTCGCCCAAAACCTCTCAAAAAGTCCTCATCAACCAATGGCAAACATCGTAA
- a CDS encoding hypothetical protein (HMMPfam hit to Ebp2, Eukaryotic rRNA processing protein EBP2, score: 168.1, E(): 1.8e-47), translating to MPISKKETRKLKSNKKLAPSKAEESKSLDKQSYVPDEQIESGDEDDQDVSEEGMKRLMELVDVDDLNEYERALLGAEQGEEDEEGGSEGEEFEISAGESVDEDEEEQGQNKKQDNTIINEKPDDDVVSLDGLGSDVSVDEDAVPMQKVTINNKPALRALTDSIRVTNMSWPEHLVLDSKETADVDPSDDLQRETVFYKIALGCIPQARKLASKHDIPFTRPGDYYAEMVKSDEHMERVRTKLVEEAQGIKKSEDAKKQRQLKKFGKQIQHEKLRQREQDKKSFEDRVQGLKRKRKEGMELGDEGEEFDIAVEDAMEEQPQKGGRAAPGKSKMPRHARDAKFSLGGGGRRSKQNTRESTMDFGGGMSRGKGGKADKAGKVQSKGRPGKSRRQAGRV from the exons ATGCCGATTAGCAAGAAGGAAACAAGGAAACTCAAGAGCAACAAGAAGCTTGCTCCATCCAAGGCGGAAGAGTCCAAGTCCCTCGACAAGCAATCTTACGTTCCGGACGAGCAGATCGAAAgtggtgatgaagacgacCAAGACGTCAGCGAAGAGGGTatgaagaggttgatggAACTTGTCGATGTGGATGACCTCAACGAGTATGAAAGGGCCTTGCTTGGGGCCGAGCagggcgaagaagacgaagaaggaggtagtgaaggggaagagttTGAAATATCAGCCGGCGAGAGCGTcgacgaagacgaggaagagcaaggtCAAAACAAG AAACAGGACAACACCATAATCAATGAAAAGCCCGACGACGACGTTGTTTCTCTTGACGGCCTGGGCTCAGATGTCTCTGTGGACGAAGATGCTGTTCCCATGCAAAAGGTGACAATTAACAACAAG CCTGCGTTGAGAGCCCTAACGGACTCTATTCGAGTAACCAATATGTCCTGGCCTGAACACTTGGTGCTTGACAGCAAAGAGACTGCCGACGTCGATCCCAGTGATG ATTTGCAAAGAGAAACAGTTTT CTACAAGATTGCACTTGGCTGCATTCCCCAAGCTAGAAAGCTTGCTTCCAAGCACGACATTCCTTTCACGAGACCGGGAGACTATTATGCTGAAATGGTCAAGTCTGATGAACACATGGAACGTGTGAGGACCAAGCTTGTCGAGGAGGC CCAAGGCATCAAGAAGTCCGAAGACGCGAAGAAGCAGCGTCAACTCAAGAAGTTCGGCAAGCAAATCCAGCACGAAAAGCTCCGCCAGAGAGAGcaggacaagaagagcttCGAAGATCGGGTACAGGGTCTTAAACGGA aaagaaaagaaggcatggagcttggtgatgaaggagaggagttCGATATCGCTGTGGAAGATGCAATGGAAGAACAGCCCCAGAAAGGAGGGCGCGCCGCCCCTGGCAAATCTAAG ATGCCTCGACACGCTCGTGACGCCAAATTTTCtttgggtggtggtggccgCAGATCCAAGCAAAACACTCGGGAAAGCACGATGGATTTTGGTGGCGGCATGTCTCGTGGTAAAGGCGGAAAGGCTGACAAGGCCGGCAAGGTCCAGTCTAAAGGGAGGCCGGGCAAATCCAGGAGACAGGCGGGACGAGTTTAG